The Gammaproteobacteria bacterium genome has a window encoding:
- a CDS encoding FAD-binding protein, with the protein MSEDNKRVDITASFLAPKTALNEQEKTPDPLQQRREVLYTYSDTVNNFKLFFQLMLASGFCRDRLLTHDNNDLSTVAGLNNFQTESLVFNTRFQAQPFAIVMCQSSDEVVMTYQLATRYNLPIRVRAGGHDHEGESSGNNVILIDVSGIKDIAYCEKTNIVTLGTGYRFYELTPILAQKDRMIAHGTCATVGLAGFIQGGGWGPWTRKHGMCCEDLVGATVVLGNGDLVEVSETENSELLWALRGGGGMSWGIVTQLRLKTFKLPAEIHRFELEWNQPQPQETDSEYNIPLPEQQYPTIELLKAWEAVIKSTQSRDLVGTNLKINALARKPVADEVLRLHHHSVMFGYWQGSEKALREFIDLWFSKVMPSKDNIRITAAGGRNSDDKYDHNLMGQWARNAIAQVSRYAGAGRGNTSLLEGTAFKPDYDAPAPHKITSKLVKKDGLSDAGYRQLLISLTSNLLKPENEHLGLFSYVTLGAITGQYYQKHPQGMSAIGVAFPYQQCLYTIQYQTWWNESIKNKIEFQDSDVFVDSNRAMDWISEARNIEIAGAGGAFISFKDASIATHVYFGDNYERLVGIKSKFSKDRFNHLRTRKTII; encoded by the coding sequence ATGTCAGAAGATAACAAGCGTGTGGATATTACCGCAAGTTTTCTCGCGCCTAAAACGGCCCTAAATGAGCAGGAAAAAACACCTGATCCGCTGCAACAGCGTCGTGAAGTACTTTATACATATTCTGATACCGTCAATAACTTTAAGTTGTTTTTTCAGTTGATGCTCGCCAGTGGTTTTTGTCGTGATCGTTTACTTACTCACGATAACAACGACCTAAGCACAGTTGCTGGCCTCAACAATTTCCAAACTGAAAGTTTAGTGTTTAATACCCGTTTTCAGGCGCAGCCATTTGCGATAGTGATGTGCCAAAGCAGTGACGAGGTTGTGATGACATACCAGCTGGCCACTCGGTATAATCTGCCGATTAGAGTACGCGCAGGTGGTCACGATCATGAAGGGGAGTCGAGCGGGAATAACGTAATACTTATCGATGTTTCGGGGATCAAGGACATTGCTTATTGTGAAAAAACCAACATTGTTACCCTTGGCACGGGTTACCGATTTTACGAACTAACCCCAATACTGGCTCAGAAAGACCGCATGATAGCTCATGGTACCTGTGCCACAGTTGGACTTGCTGGTTTTATTCAGGGCGGCGGTTGGGGACCATGGACTCGCAAACACGGGATGTGTTGTGAAGATTTGGTCGGCGCCACAGTGGTTTTGGGCAATGGTGACTTGGTTGAAGTAAGCGAAACCGAAAATAGTGAGCTGTTGTGGGCTTTGCGCGGCGGCGGAGGCATGAGTTGGGGCATAGTGACTCAATTACGGCTCAAGACATTTAAGCTACCGGCAGAAATACATCGCTTTGAGTTAGAGTGGAATCAACCACAGCCACAAGAAACAGACTCTGAATACAATATTCCATTGCCAGAGCAGCAATACCCAACGATTGAACTACTTAAGGCGTGGGAAGCCGTGATTAAGTCGACTCAATCGCGCGATCTGGTTGGCACCAACTTAAAAATTAATGCATTAGCGCGCAAACCTGTTGCTGATGAGGTATTAAGGTTGCATCATCACAGTGTCATGTTTGGCTACTGGCAAGGTAGTGAAAAAGCCTTGCGCGAATTTATCGATTTGTGGTTTAGTAAGGTTATGCCTAGCAAGGATAACATCCGGATTACTGCTGCTGGTGGTCGTAACAGCGATGATAAATATGACCATAATTTAATGGGGCAATGGGCACGTAATGCGATTGCGCAAGTAAGCCGTTATGCCGGAGCTGGGCGAGGTAACACAAGTTTATTAGAGGGCACTGCGTTTAAACCCGATTATGACGCGCCTGCACCGCATAAAATCACCTCAAAATTGGTTAAAAAAGACGGTTTAAGCGACGCTGGTTATCGACAGTTATTAATAAGTTTGACCTCAAATTTACTCAAGCCAGAGAATGAACACCTTGGGCTGTTTAGTTATGTCACGCTCGGCGCTATTACGGGGCAATATTATCAAAAGCACCCACAAGGCATGTCCGCTATCGGTGTTGCCTTTCCGTATCAGCAATGCCTTTATACCATTCAATATCAAACGTGGTGGAATGAAAGCATTAAAAATAAAATTGAATTTCAGGACAGTGATGTTTTTGTCGATTCAAATCGAGCGATGGACTGGATTAGTGAAGCGCGTAACATTGAAATCGCTGGTGCGGGCGGTGCGTTCATCAGCTTTAAAGATGCCAGCATTGCTACACATGTCTATTTTGGTGACAATTACGAGAGGTTAGTAGGGATTAAATCGAAGTTCTCTAAAGACCGATTTAATCACTTACGAACCCGAAAAACGATTATTTAG
- a CDS encoding DUF1842 domain-containing protein, which produces MTQGTQEQIQGVFNVSYLITNHLSGGVSFRVDLHVNADRQITGVGHVFQAISPPLNVSTKLSGEWSYMCTMSSCNILVVLDGVSLYPSSDAAENTKLRMSLSEDWQSGVANFQYLQDGVWQDCDFEKVELVESSSIAKLAEITKKHAKTKQAQAKKSLA; this is translated from the coding sequence ATGACTCAAGGTACACAAGAACAGATTCAAGGTGTGTTTAATGTTTCTTATTTGATAACCAACCATTTGTCAGGTGGAGTTTCATTTCGTGTCGATCTACATGTAAACGCAGATCGTCAGATAACAGGTGTCGGGCATGTGTTCCAAGCGATAAGCCCACCGTTAAATGTTTCAACGAAATTATCTGGTGAATGGTCATATATGTGCACGATGTCGTCGTGTAATATTCTTGTTGTCTTGGATGGTGTTAGTCTTTACCCAAGCAGTGATGCTGCAGAAAACACTAAACTAAGAATGTCTCTTTCTGAAGACTGGCAGTCTGGCGTTGCTAATTTTCAATATTTACAGGACGGCGTATGGCAAGATTGTGATTTTGAAAAAGTAGAATTGGTGGAATCCTCTTCTATCGCTAAACTAGCAGAGATTACAAAAAAGCACGCGAAAACAAAACAAGCGCAGGCAAAAAAATCATTAGCATAA
- a CDS encoding pseudouridine synthase, whose protein sequence is MRLDKFVCKSTELTKSEATELINAGQVRVNDDVVTTQATQVHENNQVTLNGQRLKTRDFRYILFNKPADTICSNIDEVYPSLFNYINVDNVSELHIAGRLDADTTGLVLITDDGRWSFNITRPSQHCQKVYRVGLSQPIGDDVAARFAKGVKLQGEQQLTLPATLEIISAKEVLLTITQGKFHQVKRMFAAVGNRVISLHREKIGQVTLDVVQGQWRYLTPGEVQSFTR, encoded by the coding sequence ATGCGCTTAGATAAATTTGTTTGTAAAAGTACCGAGTTAACCAAAAGTGAAGCAACCGAGCTGATTAATGCTGGCCAAGTCAGGGTTAATGACGATGTTGTGACAACGCAAGCAACTCAGGTTCATGAAAACAACCAAGTAACGCTTAATGGGCAGCGGCTTAAAACGCGCGATTTTCGTTACATTTTATTCAATAAACCAGCCGATACTATTTGTTCAAACATCGATGAAGTTTATCCGTCTTTATTTAATTACATCAACGTTGATAATGTCTCTGAATTACATATAGCAGGGCGTTTAGACGCTGACACGACAGGTTTAGTGCTAATAACTGATGACGGACGTTGGTCGTTTAATATCACTCGTCCGAGCCAGCATTGTCAAAAAGTTTACCGAGTTGGTTTGTCTCAGCCCATTGGCGACGATGTTGCAGCGAGGTTTGCCAAGGGCGTTAAATTACAAGGTGAGCAGCAATTAACCTTGCCAGCAACCTTAGAGATTATCAGTGCTAAAGAAGTGCTGTTAACCATAACCCAAGGTAAGTTTCATCAAGTTAAGCGAATGTTTGCGGCTGTTGGCAATCGGGTTATTTCGTTACATCGTGAAAAAATTGGCCAAGTAACGCTAGATGTTGTACAAGGACAGTGGCGCTATTTAACCCCGGGCGAAGTGCAGTCATTTACCCGCTAA
- a CDS encoding FHA domain-containing protein produces MAYLVSNDSQSRCYLSAYHKFGRLQHTADTLINCSNISKLHAIIEWTQGAWYIWDVSTNGTWLNGEKLIAKTRYILNINDQIVFPGTSRPSFVVEDLAPPQDLLLPLLAGTTAVDPAVEAIKLEKYHLLPSEVSPEYAIFYDEVNANWHCESVFDNANNALTDGDIIEFSGMKWRVHLGNHLALANTVQEIDSDIEQYTFTFYLSLDEEKTQLRLESQNMQIDLDIRNHHYLTLLLARYRAADIKKGIDGYNQGWVEVEQLSQDLGIDQLHINIQIHRARKQLVDSLEQGIIFDDLIQRKKGSIRLGCNQFTIYKGKELEFRQQA; encoded by the coding sequence ATGGCCTATCTTGTTTCTAATGATTCTCAAAGCAGATGTTACCTCAGTGCGTATCATAAATTTGGGCGTTTGCAGCATACCGCAGATACCCTAATTAATTGTTCTAACATCTCAAAATTGCATGCCATTATCGAATGGACCCAAGGTGCTTGGTATATCTGGGATGTCAGTACCAATGGCACTTGGCTCAACGGTGAGAAACTAATAGCCAAAACTCGGTACATTTTGAATATCAATGACCAAATTGTGTTTCCTGGCACCAGTCGTCCCAGCTTTGTGGTTGAAGACTTAGCACCACCGCAAGACTTATTGCTGCCCTTATTAGCAGGAACTACGGCAGTCGATCCGGCTGTTGAAGCGATAAAGCTCGAAAAATACCATTTGTTACCCTCGGAAGTATCGCCTGAATACGCAATTTTTTACGACGAAGTTAATGCTAATTGGCATTGTGAAAGTGTATTTGATAATGCTAATAACGCGTTAACAGACGGTGATATTATTGAGTTTTCAGGAATGAAGTGGCGGGTTCATCTTGGAAATCATCTGGCATTAGCTAACACAGTGCAAGAGATAGACTCCGATATTGAGCAATATACTTTTACATTTTACCTGAGCCTAGACGAAGAAAAGACTCAACTTAGGTTAGAGTCTCAGAACATGCAAATTGATTTAGATATTCGCAATCATCATTACCTGACCTTATTACTGGCGAGATATCGCGCCGCAGATATTAAAAAAGGCATTGATGGATATAATCAAGGTTGGGTCGAAGTAGAACAGCTATCTCAAGATTTAGGCATTGATCAATTGCATATCAATATCCAAATTCACCGCGCGAGAAAGCAACTGGTCGACTCGCTTGAACAAGGCATTATTTTTGACGATTTGATCCAGCGAAAAAAGGGTTCAATTAGATTAGGTTGTAATCAATTTACTATTTACAAAGGCAAGGAGCTTGAATTTAGACAGCAAGCTTGA
- a CDS encoding amidohydrolase, whose product MTNHCNHGTCAQCACHNPGWNALAKRLFTPQNIAELAEQLAPVIEPESLILTACVMYSGGTIRPMIGGNTANVEAVGFANGQVAAVGSKYDVSAKMKALGMQPENHFILKPDETLLPGFIEPHVHIVPTALTMGWHNFGAFEGQDLKTDYNLHGFIETLQNISNKQSAGWILATGVDPSLMPFQTALDGSQQLVDINVTTLDQLALEQPVFLTAASMHTAYVNTKALELIAKKQGLNDQETQDFIAKITKQGALQELAQMLPAYNAIPEFQLVEMEAGLFEHIKSIFSTANERGITLMYDAGMLPIMKQMLNLYRLFNQHNVRVGYAQLCESVTDAQEMADFSPLNEKSVGELFQGAVKLISDGSNQGLTGFQSEQYSCEPVANYGVFNFANPQVAADFDNSDKPDYQTMVDHVIAKGWPLMIHANGDQAIDFTLDIYQNALKGQSGLDKRHRIEHCSLLTSYRADRVQSLGLSPSFLIGHVGYWGWAFNEVIFKEKAQQLDLCNSMLQRDVKITFHSDLSVSPLGPLRLMEQAVTRIMERAPKTAPNKVLNRSEQITREQALRAITIDAAWQCHVDEWLGSLAPGKQADFVILAQDPLQIKDPTKIRNIKVLQTWVGGKQRYQKGLDLSQLVVEVTADNNVELI is encoded by the coding sequence ATGACTAATCATTGCAATCACGGTACTTGTGCACAGTGTGCTTGTCACAATCCAGGCTGGAATGCTTTAGCTAAGCGATTATTTACGCCACAAAATATCGCTGAATTAGCAGAACAACTAGCGCCGGTCATCGAACCAGAAAGTTTGATCCTAACGGCTTGCGTTATGTATTCTGGTGGTACGATTCGGCCGATGATTGGCGGCAACACAGCGAACGTTGAAGCCGTTGGTTTTGCCAATGGCCAGGTCGCTGCAGTGGGTTCAAAATATGATGTCAGTGCAAAAATGAAAGCGCTGGGCATGCAACCTGAAAATCACTTCATTCTAAAACCAGATGAAACTCTGCTGCCTGGTTTTATTGAGCCCCATGTTCATATAGTACCCACCGCCTTAACGATGGGCTGGCATAACTTTGGCGCATTCGAAGGTCAAGATCTAAAAACAGATTACAACCTGCACGGTTTTATCGAGACATTGCAAAACATCAGCAATAAGCAGTCTGCAGGCTGGATTTTGGCAACGGGCGTTGATCCATCGCTGATGCCATTTCAAACCGCACTTGATGGCTCACAGCAACTGGTTGACATTAATGTGACTACGCTCGATCAGCTGGCACTAGAACAACCTGTGTTTTTGACCGCAGCGTCGATGCACACGGCCTACGTCAATACCAAAGCACTTGAGCTCATTGCGAAAAAACAAGGCCTTAACGACCAAGAAACACAAGACTTTATCGCTAAAATTACCAAACAAGGCGCGCTGCAAGAGCTCGCGCAAATGCTGCCTGCCTATAACGCAATTCCTGAGTTTCAATTAGTGGAAATGGAAGCTGGTCTGTTCGAACACATTAAGTCAATTTTTAGTACCGCCAATGAGCGTGGTATTACGTTGATGTATGACGCGGGCATGTTGCCGATTATGAAACAAATGCTAAACCTATATCGGCTATTTAATCAACACAATGTTCGGGTGGGTTATGCGCAGTTATGCGAATCGGTAACTGATGCTCAGGAAATGGCAGATTTTAGCCCACTAAATGAAAAGAGCGTTGGTGAACTTTTTCAAGGGGCGGTTAAGCTAATTTCAGACGGTTCAAATCAAGGTTTAACCGGTTTTCAGTCAGAACAATATAGCTGTGAGCCGGTAGCTAATTATGGCGTATTTAATTTTGCTAACCCGCAAGTCGCCGCTGATTTTGATAATTCGGACAAGCCGGATTATCAAACCATGGTCGACCATGTTATTGCCAAAGGTTGGCCGTTGATGATCCATGCCAATGGCGATCAAGCAATTGATTTTACTTTGGACATTTATCAAAACGCACTCAAGGGACAATCGGGTTTAGATAAGCGCCATCGCATCGAGCATTGTTCATTATTAACTTCTTATCGTGCAGATCGCGTGCAAAGCCTAGGTTTATCACCAAGCTTCCTGATTGGTCATGTTGGCTATTGGGGCTGGGCTTTCAATGAGGTGATCTTTAAAGAAAAAGCGCAGCAGCTCGATTTATGCAATTCAATGTTGCAACGCGACGTCAAAATCACTTTTCACAGTGACCTGTCTGTTAGTCCGTTAGGGCCATTACGCTTGATGGAACAAGCCGTCACTCGGATCATGGAAAGAGCGCCCAAGACTGCCCCCAATAAGGTGCTCAACCGATCAGAACAGATAACCCGTGAGCAGGCATTGCGGGCAATTACTATTGATGCCGCTTGGCAATGCCATGTCGATGAATGGCTCGGCAGCCTAGCGCCGGGCAAACAAGCTGATTTTGTTATCTTAGCCCAAGATCCGTTACAGATTAAAGATCCGACCAAAATAAGAAATATCAAAGTACTGCAGACCTGGGTCGGTGGCAAGCAACGTTACCAGAAAGGCTTAGATTTGAGCCAGTTAGTTGTTGAGGTTACAGCCGATAACAACGTTGAATTAATTTAA
- a CDS encoding FAD-dependent oxidoreductase, which produces MSDNKYFKLAEQLLLETPAPKNVNTTIPNPTIEFYEDVLRDGIPQTVQQQAAIKGKKVVVVGAGIAGLISAGLLSDAGADVKLVEANTRIGGRVKTFTNQQKSVDLEPSDPNNKHFHQDGLYAEAGAMRMPMTHQLLKYLSHEKLVLPYRTFKLVGIDPNKPQDSPSVKTDPAWISTNGNRVQKNSYYNSSQQSDTFDGRLKVNNGFEVTDTRTASCLVNLAFEPLRDMIEVGDTVTNNDERRQQYLEKWADLIEKFDNYSLQRYLREEATVPTLSGTGVQVPLTEEQIALIGTLENLTSRLPLALLHSFLGRFDISPNNSYYEFVGGSWRLPAAIYEHYNGTTDKLNLHSGQRVIAIKQHDNKVTAISVDERQSSDASASNEDLIADGQQHTGDALVLTMPFSSLRFVDIAPQFSFAKRRAITELHYDSATKVLLDFEQRWWEFDHAKWLEEINKVSDPVQKQAYLDELTTLPPTSIQGGGSISDGPSRFIYYPSHPSYENDLAEPYNPDDRGAELSGGVILAAYTWADDAVRWDALNSTERLRFALHELCIFHGERIKLFFNNTGTTQSWARNPYAFGEAAIFTPGQMVNLHPHIPTPEGNVFFAGEHTSLKHAWIEGAIESAVRVSLEVHSALATQTTATATTSKKEATL; this is translated from the coding sequence ATGTCTGACAATAAATATTTTAAATTGGCTGAACAATTACTTTTAGAAACACCAGCCCCAAAAAATGTAAACACAACGATCCCTAACCCGACCATAGAATTTTACGAAGATGTGCTGCGAGACGGCATTCCACAAACCGTGCAACAACAAGCAGCAATTAAAGGTAAAAAAGTGGTGGTGGTCGGTGCGGGGATCGCTGGGTTAATTAGTGCAGGTTTGTTATCTGACGCTGGGGCCGATGTTAAATTGGTTGAGGCTAATACCCGAATAGGCGGTCGAGTAAAAACATTTACTAATCAACAAAAAAGTGTTGATCTTGAGCCGTCAGATCCAAACAACAAACATTTTCACCAAGACGGTTTATACGCCGAAGCGGGTGCTATGCGCATGCCGATGACTCATCAGTTACTAAAATACTTAAGCCATGAAAAGTTAGTGCTGCCTTATCGTACCTTTAAGCTGGTCGGTATTGATCCCAATAAACCACAAGACAGCCCTTCAGTGAAAACAGATCCGGCATGGATCAGTACCAATGGCAATCGAGTACAGAAAAATTCCTATTATAATTCTAGCCAGCAAAGCGATACCTTTGATGGTCGTTTAAAAGTTAATAACGGATTTGAGGTCACCGACACACGTACGGCATCATGCCTAGTCAATCTAGCCTTTGAGCCATTACGAGATATGATCGAAGTCGGTGACACTGTCACCAACAACGATGAGCGCCGTCAGCAGTATTTGGAAAAATGGGCCGACCTCATTGAAAAATTCGATAACTACTCGTTACAGCGTTATTTACGTGAAGAAGCCACTGTACCAACACTATCAGGTACTGGTGTGCAAGTGCCGTTAACCGAAGAGCAAATAGCCCTAATTGGTACCTTGGAAAATCTAACCTCCAGATTACCATTAGCACTGCTGCATAGTTTTCTTGGTCGGTTCGATATTAGCCCGAACAATAGCTATTATGAATTTGTCGGTGGTAGCTGGCGTTTACCAGCGGCGATATATGAGCACTATAACGGTACCACCGACAAGTTAAATCTGCATAGTGGACAACGCGTCATTGCGATTAAGCAGCATGATAATAAAGTCACTGCTATCTCAGTTGACGAGCGACAATCTAGTGATGCCTCGGCCTCCAATGAAGATCTGATTGCTGATGGTCAGCAACATACCGGTGATGCCTTAGTATTAACCATGCCCTTTTCAAGTTTACGCTTTGTTGATATTGCGCCACAATTTAGTTTTGCTAAACGCCGTGCGATCACTGAATTGCATTATGATTCTGCAACCAAGGTGCTGCTTGATTTTGAACAACGTTGGTGGGAATTTGATCATGCTAAATGGCTCGAAGAAATTAACAAAGTATCTGATCCAGTCCAAAAACAAGCTTATTTGGATGAATTAACCACTTTACCGCCAACAAGCATTCAAGGTGGCGGCTCGATCAGCGATGGTCCATCTCGTTTTATCTATTATCCGTCGCATCCTAGTTACGAAAATGATTTGGCCGAACCTTATAATCCAGATGATCGCGGCGCAGAGCTCAGCGGTGGGGTAATTTTAGCCGCCTACACGTGGGCCGACGACGCTGTGCGCTGGGACGCGTTAAATAGCACAGAACGATTACGTTTTGCCTTGCATGAGTTATGTATTTTTCACGGAGAGCGGATCAAATTATTCTTTAATAATACTGGCACCACTCAAAGCTGGGCGCGCAACCCATATGCCTTTGGTGAAGCGGCTATCTTTACTCCCGGGCAAATGGTCAACTTGCACCCACATATCCCAACGCCGGAAGGTAACGTTTTCTTTGCTGGTGAGCATACGTCGCTTAAACATGCGTGGATTGAAGGCGCGATAGAGTCTGCTGTGCGGGTTAGCCTTGAAGTACATAGCGCGTTAGCGACCCAAACAACAGCTACAGCGACTACGAGCAAAAAGGAAGCGACGCTATGA
- a CDS encoding alpha-keto acid decarboxylase family protein: protein MNQITVAKYLAIRLNEQRVGTFFGVPGNYLGPCISEFAQHGIRWVGGTNEMNIGYAADAYARRHGFAVVGVTYGVGALSIINPISGAYVEGVPILVINAAPTYAQQLSLRDINLLTSHMSDKQTSNLDAYHAVTGVALKINNARLAPAIIDAAIAACLTESKPVYLEINENVFSELCASPKGELSAQGRQFSITNAQEAAKATAALINDRVNYPKGPVLWVGHEISHYAIQDKVSQLITKYELPFCSSVMGKGVIAESSSFFKGVYSGASSQLPVSDFFDDEQRCRIGLGSWSTSKNVGGTRVMGADWVMSMKHSVTVGSQYFPNVGLADFVEQLDIELANNLAPLPAIVEAENHSSLAWKVDEDRGFCYDNIFSRLNQWLWQSEQQPDTISADAPGLAANLISDAGFSLIGSQNTYQPQPSRFYSQSTWLSIGYSLGAVTGLQYAIKDAAVTTNATHPEFTLVCIGDGSFQETAQGLSDLIRSQTNALVLVMNNDNFYGIEQMLVDAEYYAPGSDNPGDIYNHVQPWQYSKLIEVFQQGSGPVMIKGQDISSNDAFASLLDEFSASLRQNPEQPHTWLVQCILHQKDYPRGMQSKVDQAQQKRQRHLT from the coding sequence ATGAACCAGATAACCGTCGCAAAATACCTCGCTATTCGTTTAAACGAGCAGCGAGTAGGCACCTTTTTTGGGGTGCCGGGCAATTACTTAGGGCCTTGCATTAGCGAATTTGCACAGCACGGCATTCGATGGGTTGGCGGCACCAATGAAATGAATATTGGTTATGCCGCTGACGCGTATGCACGCCGTCATGGTTTTGCCGTCGTTGGCGTCACTTACGGTGTCGGGGCGTTAAGCATTATTAACCCGATTAGTGGCGCCTATGTTGAAGGCGTACCAATTTTGGTTATCAATGCCGCTCCCACCTATGCCCAGCAACTTAGCTTACGTGATATTAATTTATTAACCTCACATATGTCCGATAAACAAACCAGTAATTTAGACGCTTATCATGCGGTCACTGGGGTCGCGCTTAAGATTAATAATGCACGATTAGCGCCCGCGATTATTGATGCAGCTATTGCTGCCTGTTTAACGGAATCTAAACCGGTTTATCTAGAAATTAACGAAAACGTCTTTAGTGAGCTTTGTGCCAGCCCCAAAGGTGAACTGTCAGCACAGGGTCGCCAGTTTAGTATCACTAATGCCCAAGAAGCCGCAAAAGCCACCGCCGCCCTAATTAATGATCGGGTAAATTACCCCAAGGGGCCGGTATTGTGGGTTGGGCATGAAATAAGTCATTATGCGATTCAAGACAAGGTTTCGCAGCTGATCACAAAATATGAATTACCTTTTTGTAGCTCAGTGATGGGCAAAGGGGTTATCGCAGAGAGCTCTAGTTTCTTTAAAGGTGTTTATTCCGGCGCGTCTAGTCAGTTGCCGGTAAGTGACTTTTTTGATGATGAGCAACGATGCCGCATTGGTCTTGGCTCTTGGAGTACTTCCAAAAATGTTGGCGGAACCCGGGTGATGGGCGCTGACTGGGTTATGTCGATGAAACACAGTGTGACGGTTGGGTCGCAATATTTTCCGAATGTCGGACTGGCCGATTTTGTTGAGCAACTCGATATTGAATTGGCGAATAACTTAGCCCCACTGCCTGCAATAGTCGAAGCAGAAAATCATAGCTCACTGGCGTGGAAAGTTGATGAAGACAGAGGGTTTTGTTACGACAACATATTTTCTCGCTTAAACCAATGGTTATGGCAAAGCGAACAACAACCTGACACTATTTCGGCGGATGCACCGGGTTTAGCAGCCAACCTAATATCTGATGCCGGTTTTTCTTTAATCGGCTCTCAAAATACCTATCAGCCGCAACCTAGTCGTTTTTATAGTCAGTCGACTTGGTTGTCTATTGGTTATTCATTAGGTGCGGTCACAGGGTTGCAATATGCCATTAAAGACGCTGCTGTCACGACCAATGCGACTCACCCAGAATTTACCCTTGTTTGCATTGGTGATGGTTCATTTCAAGAAACAGCGCAGGGCTTATCTGACTTAATCCGCAGCCAAACTAATGCCTTGGTGTTAGTCATGAATAACGACAACTTTTATGGCATAGAGCAAATGTTGGTCGACGCCGAATATTATGCCCCGGGCAGCGACAACCCTGGCGATATTTACAATCATGTTCAACCATGGCAATACAGTAAATTGATCGAGGTGTTCCAACAAGGCAGTGGCCCAGTCATGATTAAAGGGCAAGACATTAGCTCGAACGATGCTTTTGCTAGTCTGTTAGACGAGTTTTCAGCCAGCTTGCGACAAAACCCTGAGCAACCGCATACGTGGTTGGTGCAATGTATATTGCACCAAAAGGACTACCCGCGTGGGATGCAAAGCAAAGTAGATCAAGCGCAGCAAAAACGACAACGGCATCTAACATAG
- a CDS encoding NAD(P)/FAD-dependent oxidoreductase: MNKSNTDYHVVIVGAGVAGLTAALVLAQHGLKVAIIEKHNSHRSKMGECIQASVLGTLEKLGLKEQFEHDQHFQLQGYKVHWDAQGLYERNLLASTAGTGWLLNREKFDAMLVKAANQAGVDIYWQSKVAALREVAHQTSGYQNTWLLDIAGSDNTWQLDVPFIVDATGRSRIITKQLNAVTQKSDNLVACFCRIDHNQCDMLKNQQAVIQSSEHGWWYLAPYCEQYASLCYFTDPDLALPKSTEQLWDLALQQDQLKPYLIGSSVANQHDFKVVPAYSSQLTQCVAHNWLAVGDAACSYDPLSSYGITSAMGSAFYAGKAIVKTFNDQPEFLEVYQSLIHKNYKSYLTTRHSEYQKVTQFNSTFWQRRQAHS; the protein is encoded by the coding sequence ATGAATAAATCCAACACCGATTATCATGTGGTGATTGTGGGGGCGGGTGTCGCAGGGTTAACTGCGGCACTGGTGCTGGCACAACATGGCTTAAAAGTCGCGATAATCGAAAAACACAATAGTCACCGATCTAAAATGGGCGAGTGTATTCAGGCGTCAGTGCTGGGTACGCTTGAAAAGCTGGGCTTAAAAGAGCAGTTCGAGCATGACCAACATTTTCAATTACAAGGATATAAAGTGCACTGGGACGCCCAGGGCTTATACGAAAGAAACCTACTGGCCTCGACGGCAGGCACTGGCTGGTTGCTTAACCGTGAAAAGTTTGATGCCATGCTGGTTAAAGCGGCGAATCAGGCTGGGGTTGATATTTACTGGCAATCTAAAGTCGCGGCGTTACGCGAGGTGGCGCACCAAACATCGGGTTATCAAAATACTTGGTTATTAGACATAGCCGGCTCTGATAACACTTGGCAGCTAGATGTCCCTTTTATCGTTGACGCAACCGGGCGCTCCCGCATTATTACCAAGCAGCTTAACGCTGTCACGCAAAAATCAGACAACCTAGTCGCTTGTTTTTGTCGGATTGATCATAACCAGTGCGACATGCTGAAGAACCAGCAAGCGGTGATCCAAAGCAGTGAACATGGCTGGTGGTATTTGGCACCTTATTGCGAGCAGTATGCGAGTTTATGTTATTTCACCGATCCTGATTTAGCCTTACCAAAATCAACGGAGCAGCTCTGGGATTTGGCACTGCAACAGGATCAATTAAAACCGTATTTAATCGGTAGTAGTGTGGCTAATCAACATGACTTTAAAGTGGTACCCGCTTATTCGTCGCAATTGACACAGTGCGTTGCCCATAACTGGCTTGCCGTGGGCGATGCCGCTTGCAGTTACGATCCCTTGTCTTCTTATGGCATTACATCAGCGATGGGCAGCGCTTTTTATGCCGGCAAAGCCATTGTTAAAACCTTTAATGATCAGCCTGAGTTTCTTGAGGTTTATCAAAGCTTAATACATAAAAATTACAAGAGCTACCTAACAACACGTCACAGTGAATATCAGAAAGTGACGCAGTTTAATTCAACATTTTGGCAACGACGCCAAGCACACAGCTAA